A stretch of DNA from Meiothermus cerbereus DSM 11376:
TGTTAAATCACCCCAGCCCAGACGGGGGAGCGGGGGCGGGGCGAGCCAGTGCAAAAACTGTAACACCGTGGGCACCAGGTCTGCGCCGCCTAGGGCGCGGCCCAGCAGGGCGGCGAAGAGCAGTCCGTAACCCACGGCCACCCCATGCGATAACGCGCCCTGGGTAGCCCCCTCGAGGGCATGGGCCAGGGTGTGCCCCAGGTTGAGCTTGCGGCGCTCATTCTGCTCGGTAGGGTCGGCCTCGACAATCTGCACCTTGACCATCACGGCGCGGGCCAGGTAGCGCTCGAGGCCCTCCCACTCCAGTGAAACCGGCGCCACGTTGACGAGCACCTCGTCACCGGCGATAAGGCCGTGCTTGAAGGCTTCCACCAGGCCCTCCTTGAAGGTTGGGGGTGGAAGGGTTCGCAGGGTCTTTAATTCGGCATAAACCCCTTCTGGGGCGTAGAACGCACCCACCAGGTTTTTGCCTTCGGGCAGGTTGATGCCGGTTTTGTTGCCCACCGAGGCGTCCACTACGGCCAGCGTGGTGGTTGGCAGGCTGATGTAGCGCACCCCCCGCAGGTAGGTGGCGGCCACAAACCCCCCCAGGTCGGTGAGGCTACCCCCCCCCACAACGTACAGGGTGGTATCGCGCGGGAGGGCCTGCTGTGCCAACCAGGACAGCACCCGAGCATAGTTCGCCAGGCTCTTTACCCCTTCGCCGCCGGGAAGGCCCAGGCTGGCGGCAATATCCAGGCGGGTGGCTACTTCCTGGGCGTAGCCCTCTACTGCCAGGTCAAAGATGATGGCCCGGGGGCCGGGAGCTTGGGGCAGCTCGAGGTCAAACCCAATATGAATCGGGTAGGGGACAGGATGTTTAATCTGTAGCTTCTGCATACTCCCACAGTCGCTCGATAATTTCGTCTATCACGTCGGAGATTCGTCGGCCATCGGTGGAAACATGGATGGTGGCCTGGCGGTAGATGGCCTCTCGCTCAGCCAGGAGCTGCTGGATGCGTTTGAAGGGGTCGGGGTTATCGAGGATAGGGCGCTGACCAGGGCGGCGGCTGACGCGCTCGAAGATGGTGCTGGGGCTGGCCCAGAGCGCCACCACCGGCCCGCGCTGCAACAGCTTCTGGCGGTTTTCTGGGTTGACAAAAGTGCCGCCGCCCAACGAGAGCACCAGATAGTCTTTCTGGGTGAGCTCGTTGACTGCCTCGGCCTCGAGTTGCCGGAAAGTCGGTTCTCCCAGGTGGCGGAAAATATCGGCCACCGAAAGCCCCATCTCGCGTTCGATGTAGCGGTCGAGGTCAATGAAGTGCAGCATCAACTCGCGGGCCAGTTCCCGCCCAATACGGCTTTTGCCTACGCCCATAAAGCCCGTAAGGGCCACCCAGGTTACGGGGCGCTCAATCTCAATCATAAGCGGGTTGGGGGCCAGCCACGAAGACGGTCTGGTGCTTTACTGGCAGCGCTCCTAATTTGATATTTGTTTGGCTTCATTGGTAAAACCTAGTATCGCAGCACCCGCTCTTTGTATCGTTCTACCCGCTCGATAAGTTCGTCCAGGGTATCGCCGCCAAATTTTTCCAGGTAGGCCTGGGCCAGCACGATGCCGACCAGAGCTTCCAGAATTACGCTGGCCGCAGGTACAGCCGTTACGTCGGAACGTTCACGGGCGGCGTCGGCGGGCTGGTGGGTGACCACGTCCACCGTGGGCAGTGGCCTCATCAGGGTGGCGATGGGTTTGAGGGCTGCCCGCACCACCAGCTCCTCGCCGGTGGTCATACCGGCCTCGGTGCCCCCGGAGCGGTTGCTCTGACGATAGTATCCCCGGCCTTGTTCCCAGTAGATGGGGTCGTGAACCTGCGAACCCAGCCTCATGGCGTTGCCGAAGCCGCTACCAATCTCCACCCCTTTGATGGCCGGGATGCTCATGACCATCTGGGCGATGCGCCCGTCGAGCTTGCGCTCCCAGTGCATCTGGGAGCCCAACCCCATCACCAGGCCCTTAAATCGCGCTTCGATAACGCCCCCCAGGGTATCGCCACTGGCCCTGGCCGCGTCCACCCGGCGGATGACCTCGGCTTCAGCCTGGGGGTCGGCCATTCGTACCGGACTGGCTTCGATGCGCTCCTTAAGGTTCCACTCAAAAGGCACTTCACTCCAGACCCCGGCCATGCCATCGACAAATGAAGCACTCTCTACCCCAAAGAACGAGAGTAACTTGTGGGCAATAGCCCCTACCGCCACCCGCATAGCGGTCTCGCGGGCCGAGGCCCGCTCGAGCACGTCTCGCAAATCTTTGTGGCCGTACTTGACCCCTCCGGCAAGGTCGGCGTGACCGGGCCTGGCCGCCGTAAGGGCTTTTTTGCGGGGTTCGTTGCCTGGGGCTGGATCCATTATCTCGACCCAGTTGCGGTAGTCGGTGTTTTTGATGACCAGCGTAACCGGAGCCCCAGTGGTACGTCCGGCCCGCACCCCGCTCATGAACTCCACCGTGTCGGTCTCGATAACCATCCGCCGTCCACGCCCATACCCGCCCTGGCGTTTTTTGAGCCAGGGGTTGATGTCTTCTACCGTAAGGGGCAGTTGGCTGGGCAGACCCTCCACAATGCCAGTAAGCTGCGGCCCGTGGGATTCTCCAGCAGTCAGAAAACGCATGAACAGAATCTAGCATAAGTAGGGGTGATGTCCAAACCACACACCTTGGGACGATCCCCAGGGAAGAAGGACAGGAAATGTCTTTGATTTGTTCTTTTCTGGGGTTCCCGCCTGAAGCGTGGGTAGCATTAGCTCGAAAAACCAGGGTGCTCCAACAATCCCCAACGGAATGATTCGGGCGGGTTCACACGAGGGTTGCACCAGGCTGCCCTTGCAAATATCGCAGGAAAAACAGAAAAGCCGGGGCGATGCCCGGCTTTTGCAGTGAAGGTGTTGTTTAGCGCTGGGCAACGTCCTTGACAATGCTGCCCGTGATGATCACGATGAGCTCATCGTCCTTGACGCTCGAGGTTCGCTGCTTGAAAAGCTCGCCCAGCAAGGGAATATCACCCAAGAGGGGAACTTTGCTTTCGGAGGTGTCGGTAACTTTTTGCACCAGGCCCCCCAGAACCACCGTCTGGCCGTCGCGGATACGCAGTTTGGAAAGGGTGGATTGCTGGGGGATGCGGATGCTGCCCGCGGGGCCATCGGCGGGGTCGCCACCGGTTTGGGTGAAGACCTCGAGCAGGATATTGCCATCGGTCGAGACCTGTGGACGTACCCGTACCAGCAACCCGTAGTCGAACTCGCGCACCGAAATCTGGCCGCCAATCGTAATTGGGATCAGCAGCCGGCCACCCACCTTAATTTCCGCACCCTTGGCTCCAGTCGTCCGGAGGTCGGAGGTGTCGGCGCCGTAGTTGTCTTCGACCAGCAGGTTTGCATCGCTCAGGCGGCGCGAGAGCTGCTGCTTTTCCAGTGCGTCCAGCACGGCCCGGATGTTGAGCGAGGCCAGGCTGCGGGTGGCGTCGAAAATCAGGTTCAGGCCGGTTGACAGGAAGCTGGCTACCAGGTTGCCCCCCGATACGGTTTCCCACTTGATGCCCAGGTTGCGGATTACTTCGCCCGATACAGCCTGCACCCGAATTTGCAGCTGCACCTGTTGCACCGGCCGATCCAGGCTAGGAATCAGGCGCTCGGCCAGGGCAAGCTGCTCGGCGGTGCCGGTGACGATAATGGTATTGGTGCGGGGCTCGGCGACCACGGTTACCTGGGGTGCTGCCGGGGCCGCGGCCTGGGCCTGTCCCTGAGTCGGTGCACCCTGGCCCTGGGCCTGGGCCGCAATGGCCTTGCCCAGCACGTCGGCCAGCTCGCTGGCGCGGGCGTGTGAGAGTGCAAACGACTTTTGTACCAGCGGAATGGTCGGCGTGGTGGTTCTGGGAACATCAATGCGTTGCAGGAA
This window harbors:
- a CDS encoding 3-dehydroquinate synthase — its product is MQKLQIKHPVPYPIHIGFDLELPQAPGPRAIIFDLAVEGYAQEVATRLDIAASLGLPGGEGVKSLANYARVLSWLAQQALPRDTTLYVVGGGSLTDLGGFVAATYLRGVRYISLPTTTLAVVDASVGNKTGINLPEGKNLVGAFYAPEGVYAELKTLRTLPPPTFKEGLVEAFKHGLIAGDEVLVNVAPVSLEWEGLERYLARAVMVKVQIVEADPTEQNERRKLNLGHTLAHALEGATQGALSHGVAVGYGLLFAALLGRALGGADLVPTVLQFLHWLAPPPLPRLGWGDLTPFISRDKKKLSKALNWVIPKDMGQLDIRPVSEEVLMGCYQEFLSLVAAMHQQKSS
- a CDS encoding shikimate kinase — its product is MIEIERPVTWVALTGFMGVGKSRIGRELARELMLHFIDLDRYIEREMGLSVADIFRHLGEPTFRQLEAEAVNELTQKDYLVLSLGGGTFVNPENRQKLLQRGPVVALWASPSTIFERVSRRPGQRPILDNPDPFKRIQQLLAEREAIYRQATIHVSTDGRRISDVIDEIIERLWEYAEATD
- the aroC gene encoding chorismate synthase, which codes for MRFLTAGESHGPQLTGIVEGLPSQLPLTVEDINPWLKKRQGGYGRGRRMVIETDTVEFMSGVRAGRTTGAPVTLVIKNTDYRNWVEIMDPAPGNEPRKKALTAARPGHADLAGGVKYGHKDLRDVLERASARETAMRVAVGAIAHKLLSFFGVESASFVDGMAGVWSEVPFEWNLKERIEASPVRMADPQAEAEVIRRVDAARASGDTLGGVIEARFKGLVMGLGSQMHWERKLDGRIAQMVMSIPAIKGVEIGSGFGNAMRLGSQVHDPIYWEQGRGYYRQSNRSGGTEAGMTTGEELVVRAALKPIATLMRPLPTVDVVTHQPADAARERSDVTAVPAASVILEALVGIVLAQAYLEKFGGDTLDELIERVERYKERVLRY
- a CDS encoding secretin N-terminal domain-containing protein; the protein is MKRLFALLVVLSLALAQGTLPRDARFDQPVSNIGINLPLPALLDALARSVGLSPILRDIPNVSVTADIDQKPFRQVWDLLINTYGDGRITYALLDNNVIVVGPKEVVERARGQAAQPAPSTEPTVREFYQVRSGDPAALATFVQQEVPGVTVRAVPGQNVLSISGPSRAVNDALSFLQRIDVPRTTTPTIPLVQKSFALSHARASELADVLGKAIAAQAQGQGAPTQGQAQAAAPAAPQVTVVAEPRTNTIIVTGTAEQLALAERLIPSLDRPVQQVQLQIRVQAVSGEVIRNLGIKWETVSGGNLVASFLSTGLNLIFDATRSLASLNIRAVLDALEKQQLSRRLSDANLLVEDNYGADTSDLRTTGAKGAEIKVGGRLLIPITIGGQISVREFDYGLLVRVRPQVSTDGNILLEVFTQTGGDPADGPAGSIRIPQQSTLSKLRIRDGQTVVLGGLVQKVTDTSESKVPLLGDIPLLGELFKQRTSSVKDDELIVIITGSIVKDVAQR